From Candidatus Limnocylindrales bacterium, the proteins below share one genomic window:
- the pstA gene encoding phosphate ABC transporter permease PstA — MKKRRTSRFITRGEPIIWLTGGALALATLMILGLLFLVFYQGILTFWPKQLVRIIDRQGRRYLGEVSRRERYYPGQGDRRMEVQEYGGREGSPTLPRPHSSNGVTERILVKIGNYDLYGEDFRWIPLFEIQKKEYPPEAVTLERLEWGPFYGFMEEVRIDGNTVARGPEESWKKFKEFHSPARARYLKIRSIEKKDLGEVNFQLERLRLNLRRAELAYGRNTDPYNQIKAQIEKEESRWTTRYNQLSEEIAQLRRENNRYQILLKEVGGRTKEIKVFEVIRAYHPNQMDFMEKLRVYLSRWGEFLSKEPREANTEGGVFPAIFGTFMMTILMSLAVVPFGVIAALYLKEYAKQGLLISNVRIAVNNLAGVPSIVFGVFGLGFFCYRIGGTIDSIFFPEKLPVPTFGTGGILWASLTLALLTIPVVIVSTEEALAAVPQSVREGSYACGATKWQTIRRIVLPQATPGILTGLILAMARGAGEVAPLMITGVVKLAPELPLDRHFPYFHLERSFMHLGFHIYDVGFQSRNSEAGKPMVFTTTLLLILLIVTLNAAAIYLRNRLRKKYQIGHF, encoded by the coding sequence TTGAAGAAAAGGAGAACTTCGAGATTTATTACACGGGGAGAACCTATAATTTGGTTGACCGGAGGAGCCCTGGCTCTTGCTACCTTAATGATTCTCGGGTTACTTTTCCTGGTTTTTTATCAGGGAATCTTAACCTTTTGGCCCAAACAGCTTGTCAGGATCATCGATCGACAGGGAAGGAGGTATCTGGGAGAAGTCTCTCGGCGAGAGCGCTATTATCCCGGTCAAGGGGATAGACGTATGGAAGTGCAGGAGTATGGAGGTAGAGAAGGATCCCCCACACTCCCACGTCCCCACTCCTCAAATGGGGTCACCGAAAGAATCCTGGTTAAGATCGGAAATTACGATCTTTATGGCGAGGATTTCAGATGGATTCCCCTTTTTGAGATTCAGAAAAAAGAATATCCTCCGGAAGCTGTGACTTTAGAACGATTAGAATGGGGACCTTTCTACGGGTTTATGGAAGAGGTTCGGATCGATGGAAATACAGTAGCCAGAGGCCCTGAGGAGAGCTGGAAAAAGTTTAAAGAATTTCATAGCCCGGCGAGGGCACGATACTTAAAGATTAGGTCTATAGAAAAGAAAGATCTGGGAGAAGTCAACTTCCAATTAGAACGACTGAGATTAAACCTCAGAAGAGCTGAGTTAGCCTATGGAAGGAATACGGATCCTTATAATCAGATAAAAGCCCAAATCGAGAAGGAAGAAAGCCGATGGACAACCCGATATAACCAGCTTAGTGAAGAGATTGCACAACTTCGTAGGGAAAATAACCGCTACCAGATTTTACTTAAAGAGGTAGGGGGAAGGACTAAGGAAATCAAGGTATTTGAGGTAATTCGCGCCTATCATCCTAATCAGATGGATTTTATGGAAAAGCTTAGAGTCTATCTCTCTCGCTGGGGGGAGTTTTTAAGCAAAGAACCTCGCGAGGCTAACACAGAAGGCGGAGTCTTCCCGGCCATCTTTGGGACTTTCATGATGACAATCCTTATGTCTCTGGCTGTGGTTCCTTTTGGAGTGATCGCAGCTTTATACTTAAAGGAATACGCTAAGCAGGGACTTTTAATATCCAATGTGCGGATTGCAGTTAATAATCTGGCTGGTGTACCTAGCATCGTTTTTGGTGTCTTTGGCCTCGGCTTTTTCTGTTATAGAATTGGAGGGACCATCGATTCCATTTTTTTTCCTGAAAAGCTGCCGGTGCCTACCTTCGGTACCGGCGGGATTCTTTGGGCTTCTCTGACCTTAGCTTTACTTACAATACCTGTGGTTATTGTATCAACGGAAGAAGCCCTGGCAGCTGTTCCTCAAAGCGTACGAGAGGGTTCCTATGCCTGTGGTGCTACTAAGTGGCAGACCATCCGAAGGATTGTGCTCCCTCAGGCAACTCCTGGTATCTTGACAGGGTTGATCCTCGCCATGGCCCGGGGAGCTGGCGAGGTCGCCCCCCTCATGATCACAGGTGTGGTTAAACTCGCTCCAGAACTCCCCTTAGACCGACATTTCCCTTATTTTCACCTGGAGAGAAGTTTTATGCATCTGGGATTTCACATTTACGATGTGGGATTTCAATCTAGAAACTCGGAGGCCGGTAAACCTATGGTATTCACGACGACGCTTCTCCTGATTCTGCTGATTGTTACCTTGAATGCTGCGGCCATTTATCTGCGGAATAGATTGAGGAAAAAGTATCAAATAGGACATTTCTGA
- the pstB gene encoding phosphate ABC transporter ATP-binding protein PstB, giving the protein MKKNPQELVDSEPAIHPELEAEKIVLDIDHFNLWYGSQQALYDINMHIPSHKVTALIGPSGCGKSTLIRSINRLNDLIDNVRIEGEIWLNGDPIYAPDADVIELRKRIGMVFQKFNPFPMSIYENVAYPLRIDGENRKAILDEVVEQSLKRAALWDEVKDRLRASALELSGGQQQRLCIARAIAAEPEILLMDEPASALDPIATAKIEDLIHTLKREFTVIIVTHNLQQAARVSDYTAFMYLGRLIEFGPTVVMYQNPIKSQTEDYITGRFG; this is encoded by the coding sequence ATGAAAAAAAACCCACAGGAACTTGTAGATTCAGAGCCTGCCATTCATCCAGAACTTGAAGCTGAAAAGATAGTGTTGGATATAGACCATTTTAACCTTTGGTATGGCTCTCAGCAGGCGCTCTATGATATCAACATGCATATCCCTTCCCATAAAGTGACCGCTCTCATAGGACCCTCCGGATGTGGAAAATCCACGTTGATACGTTCTATCAATCGATTGAACGATTTAATAGATAATGTCCGTATTGAAGGGGAAATATGGTTAAATGGAGATCCTATCTATGCACCTGACGCGGATGTCATTGAATTGCGAAAGCGGATTGGAATGGTCTTCCAAAAATTTAATCCCTTCCCTATGAGCATATACGAAAACGTAGCTTATCCCCTTCGGATTGATGGAGAGAATCGTAAAGCTATCCTGGATGAAGTTGTGGAGCAAAGTTTAAAAAGGGCTGCACTTTGGGATGAAGTTAAGGATCGGCTTCGTGCTTCGGCTCTGGAGCTTTCTGGAGGCCAACAACAACGCCTGTGTATCGCACGAGCCATTGCCGCAGAGCCGGAAATTCTGCTCATGGATGAGCCCGCTTCGGCCCTGGATCCCATAGCAACAGCAAAGATTGAAGATCTTATCCATACTCTAAAAAGGGAGTTTACCGTCATCATCGTAACGCATAATTTACAACAAGCCGCACGTGTTTCAGATTATACGGCTTTTATGTATCTGGGAAGACTTATTGAATTTGGCCCGACGGTAGTTATGTATCAAAACCCCATAAAATCCCAGACCGAAGATTACATAACCGGTCGATTCGGATAG
- the phoU gene encoding phosphate signaling complex protein PhoU — MSEHFFRELTELKTKLVDLGQRAIIQLRNAISSLLTNDSALAQKVIEQEIEVDQQEVKIEEECLKVIALYQPVSRDLRLIAAILKANNDLERIADHAVNIAQIMLALQDHPIKNFPPHLGEMIQKVLEICQRGLQAFIDGNLEEAKNICREDQIVDELENYIYAETKKAREEGTLGFTHALQLHRFARELERVSDLITNIAEDTIYLITGKIIRHSQDVKGYSIPTTPTSDIVIKASEESFPASDAPSWIPLTTLGPPPPGLR, encoded by the coding sequence ATGAGTGAGCACTTTTTTAGAGAACTTACAGAATTAAAGACAAAGCTGGTCGATCTGGGTCAGAGAGCCATAATCCAATTGAGAAATGCCATTTCCTCTCTGCTAACTAATGACTCTGCTCTGGCCCAGAAAGTTATCGAGCAAGAGATCGAAGTAGATCAGCAGGAAGTCAAGATCGAAGAGGAATGTCTGAAGGTCATTGCCCTTTACCAACCGGTATCCAGGGATCTACGCCTGATAGCAGCTATCTTAAAAGCTAACAATGACCTGGAAAGAATTGCCGATCATGCGGTTAATATAGCTCAGATTATGCTGGCTCTCCAGGACCATCCCATCAAAAATTTTCCCCCCCACCTGGGAGAAATGATTCAAAAAGTACTCGAGATCTGTCAGCGTGGACTTCAAGCATTTATAGATGGAAACCTGGAAGAGGCTAAAAACATTTGTAGGGAAGATCAAATTGTAGATGAATTGGAAAATTATATTTATGCCGAAACGAAAAAAGCTCGTGAGGAGGGAACCCTGGGATTTACCCATGCCCTTCAATTGCACCGATTTGCCAGAGAGCTGGAACGGGTTTCCGATCTCATAACCAACATTGCCGAAGATACCATTTATCTGATAACCGGTAAGATTATTCGGCATAGCCAGGATGTAAAGGGTTATTCCATTCCTACAACTCCTACAAGTGACATCGTAATCAAAGCCTCTGAGGAATCATTCCCGGCAAGCGATGCTCCGTCTTGGATACCTCTAACAACCCTGGGTCCTCCTCCGCCAGGCTTAAGATAA
- a CDS encoding DUF2267 domain-containing protein, whose amino-acid sequence MPETGLEAFDTTVQKTHTWLMDIMKELRWEDQHKAYLALRATLHTLRDRLTVEEAVQLGAQLPMLIRGFYYEGWNLKGKPFKDQHKEEFLDHIHEYFKHDPNVNPEQIARAVFKVLTKRISEGELKDIQSLLPKELCALWPSDPT is encoded by the coding sequence ATGCCTGAAACAGGATTAGAGGCCTTTGATACTACAGTCCAGAAGACACACACCTGGCTGATGGATATTATGAAAGAATTAAGATGGGAGGATCAACACAAAGCCTACCTGGCACTGCGTGCTACTTTGCACACGTTACGTGACCGCCTGACCGTGGAGGAAGCCGTTCAACTGGGGGCTCAGTTACCCATGTTGATTCGTGGTTTTTACTATGAGGGTTGGAATCTTAAAGGAAAACCTTTCAAGGACCAACACAAAGAGGAGTTTCTGGATCACATTCATGAATACTTTAAGCACGACCCCAATGTTAATCCCGAGCAGATAGCCCGCGCAGTTTTTAAGGTACTCACCAAACGAATCTCTGAGGGAGAACTGAAGGATATCCAGAGTCTCTTGCCTAAAGAGCTATGTGCACTTTGGCCATCGGATCCTACCTAG
- a CDS encoding DUF2267 domain-containing protein codes for MTGLGVFDSTIQKTHIWLNDIMEELGWKDRQRAYQALRVTLHALRDRLTVEEAVQLGAQLPMLVRGFYYEGWNLKGRPFKERHKEEFLAHIRSYFKDDPEVDPERVVRAIFKVLTKRIPEGEIKDIKHLLPVELRELWPTEPT; via the coding sequence ATGACCGGATTAGGAGTTTTTGACAGTACAATTCAGAAGACTCATATCTGGCTCAATGATATCATGGAGGAGTTGGGCTGGAAGGACCGACAGAGGGCTTATCAGGCGTTACGTGTTACTTTACATGCACTCCGTGACCGTCTGACCGTGGAAGAGGCTGTCCAACTGGGAGCTCAATTACCTATGTTGGTTCGTGGCTTCTATTATGAGGGTTGGAATCTTAAAGGAAGACCTTTTAAGGAACGACATAAAGAGGAGTTCCTGGCTCATATTCGTAGTTATTTCAAAGATGACCCTGAGGTGGATCCTGAACGGGTCGTTCGTGCGATCTTCAAGGTACTCACCAAGCGGATCCCCGAAGGGGAAATTAAGGATATCAAACATCTCTTACCTGTGGAGTTACGAGAACTCTGGCCCACAGAACCTACTTAA
- a CDS encoding Hsp20/alpha crystallin family protein: MALEKWSPFTSLERWEERWDPFKWISQVQREINRLFEETFPERELEPISLKRWYPKLDMVETKDEIIVRADLPGVKQSDIDVSVSNGNLVIRGERKEEKEIKEENYYRREREYGAFRRTIPLPSGVNAEQIKATYQNGVLEVKFPKPEEAKAKQVKIEVK, from the coding sequence ATGGCCCTTGAAAAATGGAGTCCTTTTACTTCTCTAGAGCGATGGGAAGAGAGATGGGATCCCTTTAAATGGATTTCCCAGGTACAACGAGAAATAAACCGATTATTTGAGGAGACTTTCCCAGAGCGTGAGTTAGAACCTATCTCTCTGAAAAGATGGTATCCGAAGTTGGACATGGTTGAAACGAAAGACGAGATAATTGTTCGGGCAGATCTTCCCGGTGTGAAACAATCCGATATAGACGTATCGGTCAGTAATGGCAATCTGGTGATTCGAGGAGAGCGAAAAGAAGAGAAAGAGATCAAAGAAGAGAATTACTATCGGCGAGAGCGGGAGTATGGTGCCTTCAGGAGGACTATCCCACTTCCCAGTGGAGTTAACGCCGAACAAATTAAAGCCACCTATCAAAACGGGGTTTTGGAAGTTAAGTTTCCAAAGCCAGAGGAAGCGAAGGCAAAACAGGTCAAGATCGAAGTAAAGTAG
- a CDS encoding MTH1187 family thiamine-binding protein encodes MIVELSIIPVGNLEGASISGPLAEVLKIIDESGLKYQVTASGTIIEGTWQKVFPVIQKCHEAVKHRAGRAITHISIDDREGKRETMEEMVESVEEKVGKELRTCIHHG; translated from the coding sequence ATGATTGTAGAGTTAAGTATTATCCCCGTAGGAAACCTGGAAGGGGCCAGTATAAGCGGTCCTTTAGCCGAAGTCTTAAAGATCATAGATGAAAGTGGGTTAAAGTATCAAGTTACAGCCAGCGGAACGATTATTGAAGGTACCTGGCAGAAAGTATTTCCTGTCATCCAGAAATGTCATGAAGCGGTGAAGCATCGGGCAGGGCGGGCTATTACCCATATATCTATCGATGATCGGGAAGGGAAAAGGGAAACCATGGAAGAGATGGTGGAATCGGTCGAGGAGAAGGTTGGCAAAGAACTGAGAACCTGCATTCACCATGGATGA
- a CDS encoding phosphoribosyltransferase family protein, whose amino-acid sequence MPFQNREQAARLLAKKLINYKGQNPLVLAIPRGAVPMAKIIADILEGELDVVLVRKLRAPGYPELAIGSVDEAGHIYLAEHIGDFGIQDEHNKYIEGEKRIQMETLRRRRNLYTPVRPPISPANRIVIVVDDGIATGSTMIAALRAVRANNPAKLIVATAVAPLEALRRIEKEADEVVCLEVPPVFFAIGDFFEDFSQVSDEEVVAILQQSNSKHTLEE is encoded by the coding sequence ATGCCTTTTCAAAACCGAGAACAAGCCGCCCGTTTGCTGGCCAAAAAATTGATCAACTACAAGGGTCAAAATCCTTTGGTGTTAGCAATTCCACGAGGTGCTGTTCCCATGGCTAAGATTATTGCTGATATCTTAGAGGGCGAGTTAGACGTAGTGCTGGTCCGTAAGCTGAGGGCACCTGGTTACCCTGAATTAGCCATCGGCTCGGTAGATGAAGCCGGTCATATCTATTTAGCAGAGCATATTGGCGACTTTGGGATCCAGGATGAGCATAATAAGTATATTGAAGGGGAAAAGAGAATCCAAATGGAGACCCTGCGCAGACGTCGTAATCTGTATACCCCGGTACGTCCTCCCATCAGCCCCGCCAATCGTATTGTGATCGTTGTGGACGATGGGATCGCCACCGGGTCTACCATGATTGCAGCATTACGTGCAGTACGGGCTAACAACCCGGCAAAGCTCATTGTTGCCACGGCCGTGGCACCCCTTGAAGCCTTACGGCGAATAGAGAAAGAGGCAGATGAGGTGGTATGCCTCGAGGTACCGCCCGTTTTTTTCGCCATAGGAGATTTTTTCGAGGATTTTTCACAGGTTTCCGATGAAGAAGTGGTAGCAATCTTACAGCAAAGTAATTCTAAGCATACATTGGAAGAATAG
- a CDS encoding radical SAM protein produces the protein MITFGPIPSRRLGRSLGINNISTPSKVCTYSCVYCQLGRTVETQVERRAFYKPEEILKAVEEKIKKVKDIGESIDYLTFVPDGEPTLDINLGREIELLKPLGIRIAVITNASLIWRTDVREDLMKADWVSLKVDSTREEVWRRINQPDQSLRFASILSGMLEFARVYEGELVTETMLVKGVNDSEDLIQEVAAFLTRLRPLKAYLAIPTRPPAEKWVQPPDEETINRAYQILSERIHHVECLLGYEGTAFTFTGNIEEDLLSITSVHPMREDAVKEFLLKAKANWSTIQKLINRGQLIETEYKGKKFYIRKLY, from the coding sequence ATGATTACTTTTGGGCCGATTCCATCCAGACGTTTAGGGCGAAGTCTAGGAATTAACAACATTTCAACTCCTTCCAAAGTCTGCACTTACTCTTGCGTGTATTGTCAGCTCGGACGTACGGTCGAGACCCAGGTTGAGCGTCGGGCATTTTATAAACCGGAGGAGATTTTGAAGGCGGTGGAAGAAAAAATAAAAAAAGTAAAGGATATTGGAGAATCCATTGACTATCTTACCTTCGTGCCAGATGGTGAACCTACCCTGGATATTAATCTCGGTCGCGAAATCGAATTATTAAAACCTTTAGGGATTAGAATTGCAGTCATCACCAATGCTTCCCTTATCTGGCGCACGGATGTCAGGGAAGACCTTATGAAAGCAGATTGGGTTTCTCTGAAGGTCGATTCTACCCGGGAAGAGGTCTGGCGGAGGATTAATCAACCGGATCAAAGTTTGCGATTTGCCTCCATTTTAAGTGGGATGCTTGAGTTCGCCCGGGTTTATGAAGGAGAGCTGGTCACAGAGACGATGCTAGTCAAAGGGGTCAATGATAGTGAGGATCTTATTCAAGAGGTTGCTGCTTTTCTGACCCGGTTGAGACCTCTTAAAGCTTATCTAGCTATTCCTACAAGGCCCCCTGCAGAAAAATGGGTCCAACCTCCTGATGAGGAAACTATCAATCGAGCCTATCAGATCCTTAGCGAGAGAATTCATCATGTAGAGTGCCTTCTGGGCTATGAAGGTACTGCTTTTACTTTTACGGGAAATATTGAAGAAGACTTGTTGAGCATTACTTCAGTACATCCCATGAGGGAAGACGCCGTGAAGGAGTTCCTGCTAAAAGCTAAAGCTAACTGGTCCACCATTCAGAAGTTAATCAATCGGGGTCAACTCATAGAGACGGAATATAAAGGCAAGAAGTTTTATATAAGAAAACTCTATTAA
- a CDS encoding class I SAM-dependent methyltransferase codes for MPHKFDPKNIEKLDNSERARWQGVEAFLEVLQPRMGMSYADIGCGSGYFTLPVAERIGPEGRIYAVDILPEMLQELERRAQARGLKNILAVHSGEREIPLPEACVDVAYSINLFHELEAPDAFLREIWRILKPGGSLFLVDWKPIETSMGPPLEVRVSLETLWAALHAAGFEHLREHGIYPYHYVVEGTKKI; via the coding sequence ATGCCCCACAAGTTTGATCCTAAGAATATCGAAAAGCTTGATAACTCTGAACGTGCCCGTTGGCAAGGGGTGGAAGCCTTCTTAGAAGTCTTGCAACCCCGAATGGGCATGAGTTATGCGGATATTGGGTGCGGGTCAGGATATTTCACGCTCCCGGTAGCCGAACGCATTGGTCCTGAAGGAAGGATCTACGCCGTTGATATTTTGCCTGAAATGCTGCAAGAACTTGAACGGAGAGCTCAGGCTAGAGGATTAAAAAATATCCTAGCAGTGCATTCTGGTGAGCGGGAAATCCCTTTACCCGAAGCCTGTGTAGATGTTGCCTATTCAATCAACCTCTTCCACGAGCTGGAAGCACCTGATGCATTTTTGCGGGAAATCTGGCGAATTCTTAAACCAGGTGGTTCTCTATTTCTGGTCGACTGGAAGCCGATTGAGACTTCCATGGGACCGCCCCTAGAAGTAAGAGTTTCTCTTGAAACGCTTTGGGCAGCCTTACACGCTGCAGGCTTTGAACATCTGCGCGAGCATGGAATTTATCCCTACCATTATGTGGTTGAAGGGACGAAAAAGATTTGA
- a CDS encoding universal stress protein, translated as MYRSILTPLDGSAFAEHALPLARSIARRANATLRLVLVHVPIEGKQVDYISSKVTVDEALDKRLKEYEQAYLSKVVENLATDMTTLVTASLLDGQPGQVAETLNNFIATAGIDLIVMTTHGYGALNRFWLGSVTDWLVRHASIPILLVRSRETEEFGPNLSQEQIFQHILIPLDGSTLAEQVLEYAIELGKLMEADYTLLRVIEPMTPIDYSATQYPIQLEQQLLDQPQREAEAYLTGLAERLQAQARARDSVSLRIQTRVVIGKNPSPIILEESSKHGIDLIAMETHGYSGLTRLLIGSVADKVLRGTSVPILLHCPHHETS; from the coding sequence ATGTATCGATCTATTCTTACCCCCCTCGATGGTTCGGCCTTTGCGGAACACGCCCTACCTCTGGCGCGAAGTATTGCGCGTCGGGCGAACGCAACACTTCGATTGGTCCTTGTGCATGTACCCATCGAAGGGAAGCAGGTAGATTATATAAGTAGTAAGGTTACCGTCGATGAGGCATTGGATAAACGACTTAAAGAATATGAGCAGGCATACCTAAGCAAGGTAGTTGAAAACCTGGCGACCGATATGACAACTCTGGTTACTGCTTCCTTGCTTGACGGACAGCCAGGACAGGTTGCTGAGACGCTTAATAACTTCATAGCGACTGCAGGTATAGATCTGATAGTGATGACCACACATGGATATGGTGCTTTGAATCGTTTCTGGCTCGGCAGTGTCACAGATTGGCTTGTACGACATGCATCAATCCCTATTTTGTTGGTTCGATCACGGGAAACAGAAGAATTTGGGCCGAATCTCAGCCAGGAGCAAATCTTCCAGCATATATTGATTCCCCTAGATGGCTCAACCCTCGCTGAGCAGGTGTTAGAGTACGCGATAGAACTGGGTAAGTTAATGGAAGCTGACTATACATTGCTCCGGGTTATTGAGCCAATGACCCCTATTGATTACTCAGCCACCCAATATCCAATTCAGTTAGAACAACAACTTCTAGATCAGCCGCAGAGGGAAGCAGAGGCCTATCTCACTGGTCTAGCGGAACGATTGCAAGCGCAGGCAAGGGCGCGCGATAGTGTGTCCCTACGAATCCAGACAAGAGTCGTTATCGGTAAGAATCCATCCCCTATCATACTCGAAGAGTCGAGTAAACATGGAATAGATCTGATTGCCATGGAAACGCATGGTTACAGTGGCTTAACACGTCTGTTGATAGGTAGTGTAGCTGATAAGGTGTTACGGGGTACTTCTGTACCCATACTGTTACATTGTCCACACCACGAGACCTCGTGA
- a CDS encoding L,D-transpeptidase: MGYSDKGSNQHVVVNIPAYRLTLYTRDEGDSWKTLTIPIGIGKGTEPSNETPGGEGYLYAKETGVIFRYGSENPKNLIGKIIKYSYTFDKKTLKPIKIPMPKDMKSVFMIIYNQETQSVDQQFVLHQTTDWYTVRAPASNGCIRIDEEDMQNFYNSLVPDVKSGKFPLPVPISIHYEIVEYDRHSRKLLLHANIYHKPLNYLDEILKVLHQESIDLRQIDIPRLKWRIVEAETQFQIAEQYIRKKLSQPPFKRLLLDEEKQQLHYSLFLSEVLNEARSSGNERY; this comes from the coding sequence ATGGGTTATTCTGATAAAGGATCCAATCAACACGTAGTGGTTAACATTCCGGCTTATCGGTTGACTCTTTATACACGTGACGAGGGTGATTCTTGGAAAACTTTAACAATCCCCATCGGAATCGGAAAAGGTACAGAGCCTTCCAATGAAACACCAGGGGGTGAAGGTTATCTTTACGCCAAGGAGACCGGGGTTATCTTCCGATATGGAAGTGAGAATCCAAAGAACCTGATCGGAAAAATCATTAAGTATTCTTACACCTTTGATAAAAAGACTTTAAAGCCCATTAAAATTCCTATGCCGAAGGATATGAAATCGGTGTTCATGATCATTTACAATCAAGAAACCCAAAGTGTGGACCAACAGTTTGTGCTCCATCAGACTACGGATTGGTATACTGTGCGGGCCCCGGCTTCTAATGGTTGTATTCGTATTGATGAAGAAGATATGCAGAATTTCTATAACAGCCTGGTACCTGACGTGAAATCCGGTAAATTTCCTCTTCCTGTACCTATTTCTATCCATTACGAGATCGTGGAGTATGACCGTCATTCCAGAAAGCTCCTTCTCCATGCAAATATATATCATAAACCCTTGAATTACCTCGATGAAATTTTGAAAGTTTTGCATCAAGAATCCATCGATTTACGACAGATCGATATTCCCAGGTTGAAATGGCGGATTGTGGAAGCAGAAACCCAATTTCAAATAGCCGAGCAATATATTCGAAAGAAATTGAGTCAGCCCCCTTTTAAACGGCTCCTTTTAGACGAAGAGAAGCAGCAGCTCCACTATTCTCTCTTCCTAAGTGAGGTCTTAAATGAAGCCAGATCATCAGGTAATGAAAGATATTAA
- a CDS encoding RNA polymerase sigma factor RpoD/SigA, whose amino-acid sequence MKPSRLHSLTARVFTDKSLGLYLQEIGKIPTTTRKEEQELAERIQQGDQEALNRLVEGNLKFVVKIAQGYQGCGLSLADLINEGNLGLIEAAKRFDPSKKVKFISYAVWWIRQAILRALSEQSRTIRLPLKQGGLLTKLGRVYNELIQEKEGKEPTPQEIAERMDIPEKEVRAILELSKKPLSLDVPSVEDEEVTLLNFIANKTLAPDEIIIKRALVEELHGLLDELDPRDATILRLRYGIDGEKPMTLEEIGKRLHLSRERVRQLEKRAKERLKRRADAKSLGDFLS is encoded by the coding sequence ATGAAACCTTCAAGGCTCCATAGCTTGACAGCAAGGGTTTTTACAGATAAAAGCCTGGGGCTTTATCTTCAGGAAATCGGTAAAATTCCCACTACCACCAGAAAAGAAGAACAAGAGCTAGCTGAAAGGATCCAACAGGGGGATCAGGAAGCTCTTAATCGTCTGGTTGAAGGGAATTTAAAGTTTGTGGTTAAAATCGCCCAGGGTTATCAAGGATGTGGGCTATCTCTGGCCGATTTAATCAATGAAGGAAATCTCGGGCTTATTGAAGCCGCTAAGCGGTTTGACCCTTCAAAAAAAGTTAAATTTATCTCCTATGCCGTTTGGTGGATCCGACAGGCCATTCTACGGGCCTTATCTGAGCAGAGCCGTACCATTCGATTACCATTGAAACAGGGAGGGCTTTTGACAAAACTCGGCAGGGTATACAACGAGCTGATTCAGGAGAAAGAAGGAAAAGAGCCCACACCGCAAGAAATCGCTGAAAGGATGGATATTCCGGAGAAAGAAGTTCGAGCTATTTTGGAACTCTCGAAAAAGCCATTATCCCTTGATGTACCCTCTGTCGAAGATGAAGAAGTTACCTTGCTGAATTTTATTGCTAATAAAACCCTGGCACCAGATGAAATAATCATCAAACGCGCTCTCGTTGAGGAGCTTCATGGACTTTTAGATGAGTTAGACCCTCGTGATGCAACCATTCTTCGACTACGATATGGAATCGATGGGGAAAAGCCGATGACACTGGAAGAGATCGGTAAACGCCTACATTTAAGTCGAGAGCGGGTTCGACAACTTGAAAAGCGGGCGAAAGAGAGGTTGAAAAGGCGGGCGGATGCTAAAAGTTTGGGAGATTTCCTAAGTTAA